Part of the Athene noctua unplaced genomic scaffold, bAthNoc1.hap1.1 HAP1_HAP1_scaffold_84, whole genome shotgun sequence genome is shown below.
AGGAGCTGGCGTTAgggggtaggggttaggggtcAGGGTTAAGCATTAGGGATTCAGGTCAGGGGTTGGGTGTTGGGGTAGAGGTTGAGGGGTAGGGGTGAGGGGCTAGGGGTGAGGTGTTGGCATTATTCGTTAGGGGTAAGAGTTATGGGTTAGGGGTGAGGTGTTGGGATGAGGGATTAGGGGTAGGAGTTGGGGTTAGGGGCTGCGGTTAGTGTTACGGGTTCGGGGTTAGGGATAGAAGGATAGCAGCTGGCGATAGGTGTTAGGGGTTGGGTTTAGGGGATagggtaggggttagggttacAGGGTAGGGGTTGGGGGTAGGGAGTAGGGGTTAGAGGTTAGGGTTAGGTGTTTTGGTCAGGGGTTAGGGTTGGTGTTAGGATTATCTGCCTGGCCCAGCAAGGTGTGACCTGTGACAGATGTTGCTGCCATTCCACACCCTCAGGTTGTTACTCCTCTAAAGCCAGCCCACAGAGCTTGCTTgaagaattcagaagcatattgttTCCTACCAGGTCTTGCAGGAGCTCGTTTATTTCCACCTCATGCTCAGTTTGCCGCAGTTTGAGGGAACCGTTACACTGCTGCTccgtctgcaagagctgctgcgccacgttttcccattcctgcctcatcagagatcgctctgcttccagctcacactgaaagcacttcacttcccctgcaaacaggacaaacggcAAGATTCAGAGTCTACACAGACAACggttctgacttccctgaccttgagccatctgaacttcagtgcaggagagatctgcctccATCTCCTTCGCTCCTCAGAAGCCCTGCggacacagagctatttttataccaccttccctaggcaggggatccccagaaacaggaggctctcaccttgtatcacctccttggCCTGCCTGACGGtgtgaagttggatttcaagcGGACTCCTGGTGATCGCCAGCTGAGAtgagtgctgctgagcttcaaacaggctggaCTCCAGCATCTCCTTCACTGAGCTGTGAGCtgtgaatacagagagaaatgcatttgttgcTCCTGACGCCCACTGAGAGTTATTCCCGTAAGAAGCCTCTCAAGATCCCTACCCCTGAGTACAGAAAATGGGTTGCAAGGACACTTGTATACAGAAAGCatctttctgccatttaaaatgtcaacgcaggcccctccggggcagtgcccaggctttgctcatgACCTAGCATAccacagaaagcccagctgaGTTTGATCTCGATGGCCAAATCTGAAAGTGCTGTTGGCTGACACACAGGCAGCTGTGCCCAAAGTCTGGGCCAACAAGCAGAAGCCCGGTCTCTGCTCATCAGCGCTTCCAAGGGGGTGTCTCTGTGGGGCCGCGAAACGTCCCTCTGGGGGTTTGTGTGGGGATTTgtgggggcaggtgtgggggggctccctgggggctgcccctgaccccccgccgccccccagggacgcggggccccgcctggccccgctgccgctgctgGCCCGTGAATATGGGTATCCACACTCGGCGAGTTTGGGTGGAGTGTGcggtgggggtgcaagctttgtggagagatccccttgcaccccggcgccggagtaaacaccCCGGCTGCGTAACTcgattcgagttgtagagtcttttttccgccGATCAGGGGCACCCAAAATGCGGGGGGCGCTCAAAACATGGGGGAGTGGGGTATGGGGGCGGTGGGagcggggggatgtgggggggcggTGGGCGTTTCGGGGTTCCCTCTGGCTCTGCTTGTCTCCCTCcccggcttcagctgttggtttcgcgggAAGGGTTCAGGTTTTCTCTCGGGGTGGGTGTGTGCTATTTTGTTGGTTCCGCCCGCGCTCCTGCCACGTGATTCTCGACGACACCGGCCGCACCCCCCCCGCTTTCCGCCAGCAGCGGCTCTGCCGCCGGCGGGAGCctttaggacccagcggcgtcctGGGACCCGTGCCCGGAGCCGGCAGAaggcgcccggcgccgccgtctCCCGGAGGACGCCAACccgtgcccggggtgggggggccgccgccgccacggcccGGTCCCCCGGCAGCCGGGTCTGCCCCGGCACAGCGCGCGGGGAGGCCAGGTCTGcccggggcggcccttcccgcccGAGCGCCGCCCCCGcctgccccgccccctgcctGCCGCCACGGCATCaggcgccgcctccccccgcgcggcgcggccctgGGCTCTGAGGCGTgtgggggccgcggctgccgggcgccccccgcctgctcccggctggagaaaggggagcccctgcgccgcctgagggcAAGGGGGtgtctcctcacctctgcggagcccctgcggcaggtactgtggctgccccccgcccggcaccgcctGGGGCCTGGGGCCtgcacagggccggggggtccGAGGGAGAGCCGTGGGGCCGCCGGGGtgtggggtcagggctggggggatgtgggggcacCCGTGCGTGACAGGGGTCGGGACGCGGGTGACGTGGGGCCTCTTGTGGGTGAGGAGGGtgtagctgtggggctgccggtgTGTAACGGTGAGGTCTGGTTGGGGGCGGCGCTGAGGCCGCGCCTCTGACGGGGGGAGCTGCggagacccccccggggtggtgtgggggggctggctgggcggagctgtGGGGGCTGCCTGCGTGTGACAgtggggatgtgcaggggcagctccgagggtccctgtgcgtggcgggggaagctggggcagtTGTTTGTGTGTGACAGCTCTGGGGGGAGGCGCCGTggggcgggggaagctggggctgtgtgtggcagagggggtggcgtgGGGGGAAGCTGGGGGTTCGGGGCAAGGGGAcgtgtggggcacctccctgtgtggccccggggtcagcgcctgccgggctgtcagggtgaggcctcccctcctgcctgtgccttagcagcagagggcaggggacgtgggaggacacagttcagtctggaggggaaaccccccagGCAGCCCTCCTCTGCCAGTAGAGCAGGATCCAGTGTGCCTTTGAgttcagtgccctgagagtgcagcttctgcaggaggacgggGTTCAGAGAGAGGTGAGGAGTGTGAGGCTGGGGAGAGGGTCTCTGCTTGGGGTCACTACCTTTGCTGGTGTGGAAAGGGGAGTCTTGGAGCTGAAAGTGTGAAAAACTTGTCAAGAAAACTACCAGACAACGTGTTCTTGTAGAGATCTCCCCGTAACCCTGATGTTCACTATTTCACCATTGAATCGTGGTACCAGTAAGGAGGTAGTGATGTGTGCGAGAAGTATTTCtccaagaaagcaaattatttatgttcccctctAGTGAGGAATTATGTGACAAGTTAtcaagtgagtggcaggaaggaacagcagcatattttggcGACAGGACTAGAAAACAAAGACACCAGGGTTATTTCCTTAACATCTGGTATTAACTTATAGATGTACCGAACACCCGGGAAATGGCTGtacaaataaaagataattctGGTGACTTCCGTGGAAGAGTCTACGTCTGCTACCTTGGAACTCAGGTCCGCGCAGCAggactcaggacagtctgggagatgtctgggaggaatcttgggcagatcccagagaagagagtgtcctttgagggagaaaaaaacctctgtgtatcttccttggagaagtctggggctgctacccagggttaggcctccctaaagtagggGTGAatagactccaggatatgcctgggaggaaccttgggtgGATGGTTGAGCAAAAGTCTTTCTTTACAGGGTACAGCACATCACTGGTGTGTCACTTTGGAGGTGTTAgaggctgctacctgtgatctgaTGGCCCTAAAtcgaaggagagaagagagcaggagatgcctggcagaagatctgggtggatgctggaggtgagctttccccaggaggtaaaaaatctttcaggtggcatccttggaagaGTCAAAGGCTGCTAAATGGGATCTcgggtccctgcagcagagctcaggacATTGTGGGATATGTCTGAGaggaatcctgggcagatcccagagaagagagtgtcctttgagggaggaaaaacctgtgggtttcttccttggaggactctggggctgctacccaggattaagcctCCCTAAATGAGgggtgaaaagactccaggatatgcctgggaggaaccttgggtgGACGTTtgagcaaaaatctttctttacaggagaaaacatgtcttgggtgtctccctttgcaATTCTCAGGGGCAAGTACCTGGGGTCTGACGACcctaaaaagaaaggagagaagagagcaggagatgcctgtcagtaGGCCTGGGTGGATGTTgaaggtgagctttccccagaaggtaaaaaatatttcaggtggcatccctggaggggtctggggctgctacctgggacctcagttccctgcagcagggctcaggacagtgtgggatatgtctgggaggaatcttgggcagattccagagaagagagtgtcctctgagggagaaaaacctctgtctgtcttctttggagaagtctggggctgctactcAGGATGAAGCCTCCCTAAATCAGgggtgaaaagactccaggatatgctgGGAGGCATCTTGGGTGGAAGTTtgagcaaaaatctttctttccaggagacaGCACATCACGGGTGTCTCactttggaggtgtcagaggctgctacctgtgatctgaTGACCCCtaatcaaaggagaaaagagagcaggagatgcctggcagaagatctgggtggatgctggaggtgagctttccccaggaggtaaaaaatctttcaggtggcatccttggaagagtcaaaggctgctaaatgggatctcaggtccctgcagcagagctcaggacagtctgggacatgtctgggaggaatctttgacaaatcccagagaagagagtgtccatTCAGGGACAAATAATCCTggatatcttccttggaggagtctggggcttcTACCCAGGATACCCCGTTACTCATGAAGaggctttaatgtggagaaaaactcatcaccatGAATCAGAATTTCTTTGGAGAACCACTAATCGAAGCAAACTGATCTTCTTTGCAAAGTCGAGTTGTCCTTTCTTCAAGTGGAGTTTGCTCTCAGGCAACCtggccaccttgggaacagcatcaggtcagcctcctgccagctggtcctctcttctctgacaagaagaaactgtcctgcatagaaCCAAGAACTCGGtgatttccttcccatttaaaatagctaagaactctgTCTGTGGCCTTAGCCCATAGTAGAAACACGAAGAAGCGCATTTCTGGACATGCAAACATGTTCAATAGGCTGCATGACAATTCTAGGAAAACAAATGGGTGCCAAGGTAGGCTAAGCCTTCTcggaggctgatgtgcctggactgaacaacagggataagccaaAGAGTAGTCAGTGTCATTGGATTGATGAAATCGTGCaagagcccaaagccagacaccttccctgctcagtcctgcCTGTGCAACAGttcaaaatcttcccaaagcagatgaatcgggTAAGGAACGGAGCTACACTGCGGCCAACCACACATGGGCAGAACCCGGCAAGAAACTCAGCCTGTGCAGCATGTTGGAGCTGGAAGCACTGAGCTAGCCCAGGGCTACAGCAACCAGCACCGCCAAACAGGgctgaaactgccaaccccgCTGTATTTTTACGTGTGTCCTGGTGAGACGCTTCTGCCTTTCTCACCTGCGTTTTTTTTTAGTACAGGAATATGCACGTGGTTAATCTTGAACAGTTCGTTACATTATTCAGCTATCCAAACCAGAGAGGGACGGAGAGAGAGACGTGCAGATGACCTAAACTACAAAATAATATCATTGACTAGAAAGCAAAAGACCCAGAGACCGGCTGTTGGTTTTGTAAGGGCGAGAGCAGATGGAAGAAGTACACGGAagcgttggcaggtggaaacctCGCACGAGACTACAGATTCGTGACCTGTCACTACAAGGCAGCGGATGCTCTGACACGTGCCGAGGCGTTTAATGAATCTCCCGGTGCGGATGGGGTGAGCAGCCAACTTTATTGCGCTGGCGACAGGGGCCGGCActtggggctggtgcatgaccGGTCAGAAGCGTTCTCCGGGCCAGCTGTATGCTTTTTGTGCCCGAGGCTCTAATGGTGCGTGATGTCGGATCCTGTCTGGCTCCAGGTGGCCGGAGCGTCTCCTGTTCTCAAGCACCGAAGTACCACAGGAGAGCCCCGATGCTGCATGtatggcagagctggagctgctcctctcaagtgccagggtgcaaagcggtctgctcctgccttgcccTCAGTGAGTAGTAGCTGGAGcactggggatttggcaatttggggtTTGGCAATTTGGGTATTTCCCAAATCCCCCTGACCCCCTTTTACCACGCCCTCCTCCCGCCGGATGCTTGGGGCCTGCAGGACAACCTCCCCTTAGTCAAGATGGAGCTTAAGCGGGcacccaagagatggcaaaatcttctgATCGGTCACTACACGTATACAAATCAGCACACAGAGCGCATTAATTTATTTATAGCCTATTTATTGGGTATTTACATAGGGTAAATCCCTCCTGCGCCTCCAAGCAGGAGGATCATCACGACAGTGAGCAGATGTAGAGGCTGCGTGGGAAACGGGGACCCGGCTTGTGTTCAGCCCGTCACGGGGCAGAGGAAGCACAGCACATAGTTCATCAGGtgctccacggggatgcagcagcgcctcgccGGCAGATCCTCCACGGTGCCCGCCTCTGGTGGAAGACGTGCCCGAGGGGTGGtctcaggggcacgagcagcaggcggttGGCAATGTTGTTCTTGGGGGTGCTCAGGTGTTCACAGGCActgtcccatcccaaggctgAAAAGAAAACCCGTCAGAAAAGAAGCtcttgggaagggcttggcagatgTAGCGGAGGTCCCCACCTTATCCTGAGGCTTGTCTCCACCCAAGGTGTCACTGGGGTCCGCTCTGCCCTCCGAGTCatcctcctctctcttctcctcgGCACCTCTGGAGCTTCATCACTGGCTGCGGCTGTTGGAGTCAGCGCTCCTCCG
Proteins encoded:
- the LOC141955032 gene encoding centrosome-associated protein CEP250-like isoform X4, whose translation is MPWRQAGGGAGGGGARAGRAAPGRPGLPARCAGADPAAGGPGRGGGGPPTPGTAHSSVKEMLESSLFEAQQHSSQLAITRSPLEIQLHTVRQAKEVIQGEVKCFQCELEAERSLMRQEWENVAQQLLQTEQQCNGSLKLRQTEHEVEINELLQDLVLPEKEREKSALLETLLQTQGERREANQQLEQLRREVKEQREDGQNITEELQAELQETQSKMQAVEKRHKEEIKPMKEEITVLLQQRDALQNQVEELTSQLAASEESQQVIGCKAQQDLSEAQELSRQKVLEVVTSRRSWRRRGVSGRR